The following coding sequences are from one Diabrotica virgifera virgifera chromosome 2, PGI_DIABVI_V3a window:
- the LOC114336034 gene encoding uncharacterized protein LOC114336034 yields the protein MFKVAVVVCFLMAAIYASPHGSQKYFDTHVHTVPQVDEYHRELVPHKNHYHVVEEPVSTSQHHRIYYPEPIDTQLDVFVPHGGHYDHFKRIDHHDHHGHQY from the exons ATGTTTAAAGTAGCT GTTGTAGTTTGCTTTCTTATGGCAGCAATATATGCGAGCCCACACGGATCCCAGAAGTACTTTGATACACATGTCCATACAGTTCCTCAAGTTGATGAGTATCACCGCGAACTAGTACCCCACAAAAATCACTACCATGTCGTCGAGGAACCCGTATCAACCAGCCAACACCATCGCATATACTACCCCGAACCAATCGATACTCAGCTCGATGTCTTTGTCCCTCACGGTGGCCACTACGACCACTTTAAACGAATCGACCACCACGATCACCACGGTCACCAATATTGA